In Thermococcus gorgonarius, the genomic window AGCCGCTGGAATAGCGGTCGAGCTCATAAAGCGCGGCAAGCTCGCTGGAAAAGGTATCCTGCTGGCGGGGCCGACGGGAAGTGGCAAAACAGCTATAGCGATGGGCATAGCGAGGGAACTCGGTGAAGACGTCCCCTTTGTCCAGATTGCTGGAAGCGAGATCTACTCCTCCGAGATCAACAAGACCGAGTTCCTCAAGCAGGCCATGAGGAGGGCGATAGGCGTTAGAATAAGCGAGGAGAGGAAGGTCTACGAGGGTGAAGTCAGGGAGATAAAGATCAACAAGACGAGGCATCCCTTCAACCCCTACATCGAGGTTCCGGAGAGCGTTCTCATAACCCTCCGCACGAAGGACGACGAGAAGACGATACGGGCCGGCAGGGAGATAGCCTACCAGCTCATGGAGATGGGTGTTGAGGAGGGCGACGTCATACAGATCGACGCCGAAACCGGCAGGATCTCCAAGGTAGGTACAACGAAGGAGGAAGAGGGGCTCTTCTTTAAGAGGAAGGTCAACCTGCCGAGCGGACCGGTTCTTAAGATAAAGGAGTTTACCTACACGGTTACGCTCCACGACTTGGACGTTGCCAACGCCCGCGGAAACATCTTCGGCCTGCTCTTCAGCACCGGGGCGGAGATAAGCGACGAGATAAGGCAGCGTGTTGATGAAACTGTAAAGAAGTGGATAGAGGAGGGCAGGGCAACGCTCGTCCCCGGCGTCCTCTTCATAGATGAGTGCCACATGCTCGACATAGAGGCCTTCTCGTTCCTAGCTAGGGCGATGGAGAGCGAGCTGGCTCCCATACTCATCCTGGCCACGAACAGGGGCATGACGACCATCAGAGGAACGGACATAAAGGCCCCGCACGGAATCCCGATAGACATGCTCGACCGACTTTTGATAATCAACACCGAGCCCTACAAGAAGGAGGAAATCCGTGAAATCGTCAAGATCCGCGCCAGGGAGGAGAAGATAGAGATAAGCGAAGAGGCCATAGAATACCTGGCAGAACTCGGTGAGAAGACCAGCCTGCGCTATGCAGTCCAGCTCCTGGCACCGGCGAGCGTTCTGGCCAGGGGCGGGAAAGTAGAGAAGGAGCACGTAGAGAAGGCCAAAGAATACTTCGCCGACCTCAAGAGGAGCATAAACTTCGTGGAGAAGCTCGAAGGCATGCTCCAGTGAGCATTTCTTTCCATTCCCTCCTATTCTATTATGCCTAATCTACCCATGTCCCCACAAACCGCTAGAGATGGATGAGGCCAGCTTTAAAAAGCGCACACAGGACGTCAAAGAAAGCCGAACCAAGCCAGTGGAGGAGGAAGCTCTGGAAGAAGCTCTTCCCTTTCAGGTCCATCCAGGCAAAAACCAGGCCTGCGAAAAATGAGTATGGGATTTCGGGGAGTGGTTTCCCGATGTGGACGAGGGTGTAGGGAACGTCCTGGGCGAATATGGCCAACCATCTGTTCTTCTCCGCGAGCGGGAACAGGAGAAACCCCCTGAAAAAAGCCTCGTGGGCGAGCATAACAACGCCAATAACCAGCTCTTTTTCGAAGAAGCTCACCCAGCCCAAATAAGCAAAGCGGGGGTAGTAGTTTCTCATTGATGGAACAAAGAGCCCTCCAAAGCTTGCAACAACGGCAAGGATCATCACAAGCCCGAAAATTTTCCAGTTGTCGTCTGGTAGTCTTAACCCCAATTCCTCCGGTCTAAAACCAAAGGCGGAGGAAACTGCCAAGGGGACTAGAAAGTACCAGAACAGAAGCCATGCCGCCCAGCGCTCCAGGCTCCCAACGAAAAAGCGCGGAATAAACGAGATGGGTAGCAGGATGATAAAAAGGGCGTAGGAGTTCCTGCGGAGGATCATCAATCACACCATGAAGCTGATGGTTGTCGTGCTGGGGTACCTCCTGACTTCGATGCCGCGGTTGGCAAAGGCTATGCCTATCTCAAGCGGCCTGTTCGGATTTGCTCTCCTTACAACCCTGATCCCTATCTCGTTTTCCAGCCTGTCTTTGTTAAGCCTTGAAACGTATGAATACAGCAGACTGACGAAGTTCCTGTAATCGTGCATCTCCTCCAGAAACTCCCTCTGCTCGGGGTTCAGGTAGGGGTAGACGTATTGGTCAAAAAACCACTGGAATGTTCCCAATGTTTCGGATGAATAAACGAACAGCAGCTTGTAGAATTCTTCGTTTTTGTTTCCAAACACTGAGTCCATGTACGGAATAGCCCTCCCAAGAATCCTGCTCGCCTCGCTGAGGTTCAGGTTAACCAAGTTCAGTCTCAGGTCGCTACCCCTGAGCTCTAGGAGTATATACCTTCCCCCAAAATCCATGTAGATTTGATTGTAAAACAGGACGGATTCTCTGGGTTTGTACGTCATCTGCTGGAGTATCTTGGCAAGGCTGCCCTCTATCCGTGCCAAAAGATGCGGCTCGCCGATGAACAGCGTTTCAACTCCTCCAACTAAGTCAACGTATACAACTTCCCTATCCAGAACAAATTCAACTTCCCTTCTCCAACCGGGCAGGTTGTATTTAGTTAATACTGAAAGATCCACTAGTGACACTTTGACCTCTTTCTCCAAGCCGCCAAATCTCTTTTTCAGAACGAGAACTGGGTGGTACCCGCTGGCGGGATTCAGAGGGGACACTGGAATGTCTCTCACTTTGATCATGGCGATTAGTGCCTTTTTTATCTTCTCTCTATCCTGCTGGGAGAACCTCTGCGTTAAGTCCTCGACGAGTCTCTCCAACCTCCCCCTGAGTCTGACTTCCATGATCCCACCGGGAGGTAGATTGGAAGAAAGGATATAAAAGGATTAGGAAGTCTGCTCCTCTTCGCCAGCTTCTTTTGTGTCCTCCTGAGGTTTTTCCTCAACGATCTCTTCGGAGGATCCAGCGTCCTCCTCCTTAGTGCTTTCGCTGACTTCCTCTACCTGAGACTCGGCTGCCTCCTCATTAGTTTTCTCTGACGCTTTTTCAGAGACCTCTGTTTCTTCGCTACCTTCCTCTTTTTCCGCCTCTTGCGGCTTTAGAAGTTCCTCAACTGTGGGCTTGAACTTGACCTCTTCGTATCCTATGAACTTGAGGTCGCTTTCAAGAAGTATCTCCCCCAGCACTAGAGTGTTTCTATCGACTTCATCGAGCACGGGCCTGAAGTCAACGGTTACGTCTTTCTCCCCAACTTCAATGACAACTTTTTCCAGCGGTATCCTGGGCAGACGGAGCTCTATAAGAGCCTTGACTTTCTCTATAGGATCCTCCACTTTCTCCGTTACCTCAACTTCATAGACCAAGTGCTTGCCCGCGTAGGGGTGGTTGAAATCGATCCTAACTCTGCCACCGCTCACGGTGAGTATTCGTCCCTTAAGCTTCCTTCCATCGCCGGTTTCGAGCTCTATCGGCATTCCCGGGATTGGGTATATCCCTGCCCTCCTAAGCTGGCCCAGAGTGAAGACCTTGATGAGTTTAGGATCTCTCTTTCCGAAACCCTTCTCGGGGGGAATAATTATCTCATACTTCTTTCCAACTTCTAGGCCTTCAAGCTGTTCATCCAGTCCCTGAATTACGTGACCTGCACCGACCGCTATAGGGACGGGCCCATAAACGCCGTTCTCTTTGTATATGCCTGCTTCTTTTGCTATTTCCTCCTCGGTAGTGTCAAAAATCTCGCCCGTCTCTTTTATTCTTCCGGTGTACTTGAGCCGAATAACGTCCCCTCTCTGGATCTTTGTCATTTTCCCAACCTCCATCCTTTTCTACTCCCAGTTATGGAGGTGGTTTTTAAGCTTTCCCGCATCGATAAACTAATAAAAAATCCTGCAAAACACCGCGCGGTGGTTAGCATGGGGATAAAAATCTACAACACCCTAACCAGAAAGAAAGAGGAGTTCATGCCGCTCAGAGAGGGCGAGGTTAGGATGTACGTCTGCGGGCCGACGGTTTACGATTACCCCCATCTCGGCCATGCGAGGACCTACATAGCCTTCGACGTTGTGAGGCGCTACTTCGAGCACAAAGGATACACTGTTCTGATGGTCATGAACTTCACGGACATCGATGACAAGATAATCAAGAGGGCCAATGAAACCGGTGAGGATCCGAAAGAGCTCGCCGAGAAGTTTCTAAGGTACTTCCTTGAAGACATGGCTGCCTTGAAGGTCAAGCCTGCAGACATCTATCCTCGGGTTACAGAGCACATAGATGATATTATTGAATTCATAAAAAAGCTCCAGGAAAAGGGCTACGCATACGAGGGTTCCGATGGCGTTTACTTTGAAGTTAGGAAGTTTAAGGACTACGGAAAGCTGAGCAAGATAAAGCTGGAAGACCTTGTTAAAGGCGCAAGGGTAGAGCCGGGCGAAGGGAAGAAGAACCCGGAGGATTTTGCCCTCTGGAAGAAGGCAAAGCCGGGAGAGCCCAAATGGGAGAGCCCCTGGGGTGAGGGAAGACCCGGCTGGCACATTGAGTGCTCCACGATGAGCACAAAGTACCTCGGAGAGAGCTTCGACATCCACGGCGGCGGAAGTGACCTTATATTCCCCCACCACGAAAACGAGATTGCCCAGACGGAAGCGTGCACCGGCCACGAGTGGGTCCGCTACTGGATGCACACCGGCTTTCTGATGGTCAACGGCGAAAAAATGAGCAAAAGCCTAGGAAACTTCATCACTATTAGGGAAATACTGAAGCACTATGACCCTGAAGTCGTGAGACTCTTCGTCCTGCAGAGGCACTACCGCTCGCCGCTCGACTACACTGAGGAGGGCATGGAGCACGCTAAGAACAACCTTGAGCGCCTGTATAACACCCTTGAAAACATCCGCGTGGCGATGGAGAGGGCCGAGATTTCCTTCCGCTGGGAGAAGCCGGAATTTGAAGCCTATGAGGCGATAAGGGAGGCAAGGAAAAAGTTCTACGAGGCGATGGACGATGACTTCAACACGGCCGAGGCTCTGAAGGCCGTCTTCGAGGCCAGCAACTCAATCAACCGCTATTTAACCCAGGTAGAGACGCCGAAGGAGAGCATCCTGAGGAAGGCCTGGGAATTCTTCAAGGTTGTGAGCGAGGTCTTCGGGATCTTCGAGGACTACTTCATGGAACAGAAGGCAGGCCAGGAGGAAGAACTCATAAAGCTCCTCATAGAGGTGCGCACCCAGCTCAGGAAGGAGAGAAACTTCGCCCTGGCGGACAAGATAAGGGCCGGGCTGAGGGAGCTTGGGATTCAGCTCGAGGACACGCCGCAGGGAACTGTCTGGAAAAGGATCAAGGTTTGAAGGTTTCTTTTTCCCTTGTTATTTATAAACTTCCTGAAAAGAAATTAAAACAAAGAATTATGGAACCTGGAAGATCCTCACGGTGTTTGTTCCAACAGTTTTTCCAACAGGTGCCCCCTTGGTAAGGAGCACGGTGTCGTCTTCCCTGGCAAGGCCGAGGCCCTTTATCAGGCTGATTATTTCGTTCTCGTCGTGGCTCTCAATAACAAATGGATACACCCCATAGCTGAACATCAACCCGTTGGCAACTTTCTCATCGCTCGTGAACGCGAGGATCCACTGCTTCGGCCTGAAGCGGGAGATCAGACGGGCGGTGTAGCCGCTTTTGGTGGGAGTTAGGATGTATTTGGCATCAACAACCTGAAGGGCCTCTATTATGCTCCTCGTGATGGCGTCCTTTATGGTCCCCTTCTTTGGGATTTTTTCCTTCCACTCCAGCATTCTCACATTGCCAAAGCTTTCTCTGTATGCCTCTGTAGCCCTGGCTATCTTTGCCATCATCCTAACTGCATCAACGGGATACTTTCCAACGGCAGTCTCCTCGGAGAGCATAACCGCATCGGCACCGTCAAGTATTGCGTTTGCCACGTCCGTGACCTCGGCCCTGGTTGGGAGTTTCTCCACAGTCATGCTCTCAAGCATCTGGGTGGCCACTATAGTGGGTTTACCCGCCATTACAGCTTTCTCTATGAGCCTCTTCTGAAGAATGGGGAGCTTTTCAATGGGTATCTCGACACCTAGGTCGCCCCTGGCTATCATTACACCATCTGAGGCTGATAGTATCTCCTCGAAGTTCCTGATGGCATCAGGTCTTTCTATCTTTGATATCACAAACATCTTAGCCCCCTGCTTTTCAATGAAACTCCTAACCTTGAGAACGTCATAGGCAGAACCAACAAAACTGATTCCAACCGCATCCACCTCGTTTTCAGCCATGAACCCGAGGATCTCAAGATCCTTCTCTGTCACGGCCTCCAGCGGAATTCGAGCATTTGGTATGTTTATTCCCTTGTGAGAGTACAGTACTCCTCCAACAATAACCTTACAGACGACATCTGGCCCCTCTACTTTGACCACTTTAAGGACAATGAACCCATCGCTGAGATAGATAACATCGCCGGGAGATACAAGTTTGGGGAGGTCTTTGAACTCTACCGGGATTAATCCTTCCATCCCCTCAACGTCCCTTACTGTAAGGGTCACTGTCTGGTTGCGCCGGAGCTCGACCTTCCCTCCAATTATATTTCCTACCCTTATCTTAACCCCCGGAAGATCCCCCAGTATCGCAACTCTGCGACCGAGACGTTCTGAAGCCCTTCTTATCTTCTCAATTCTCTTTTTGTGTTCCTCAAATGTGCCGTGCGAGAAGTTTATTCTGGCAACACTCATTCCAGCTTTTATCAGAGCTTCCAGCGTCTTAGAATCATCCGATGCCGGCCCAATAGTGGCAATGATTTTTGTCTTGTGTGAGGGTAGTCTCATGATATTCTCACCGACTTTTCTATTTTCATATTAGATTTAACTCTTTTTGGTGATGTCGTTTGGATTATCCATATCGTATTGTAAAATATATAATTAGATCTCCCTAACATTATTTCCAATGTATCTCGCGGAAAATACTGAGAATTGTTACTTTTAATAATTGTATTTTCTATGAATTATCAATATTCATTGCTAGAAATAACTTTGTTTAGGTATAAAAATTGATAAATTCATTAGTTATATTATTAATTACTTATAAAATTATTTTTACACACAATAGCCAACATTAAAAAATCCAAATTTTTTAATACTTTGATCAGTGATATTAACAAAACTTCACATTCGAAACCATGTAGAAGCGTCCCCAAACACATGTTCGTGGGGTCATGATATTTGTCATATGCTCCGGTCTTAACACCAAAATTTCATAATACTATTAAAGGTAGTTATAGGAGACAAGTGATATCCCGAGAGAACGGTATATGTACGTATTGGGCCCCTGCGAGCCGTTGGTATCACAATACATCCATCAAAAAGACGCGTGTTTTTAATCTTCATGGGCCTCACCAGGTAGGGCAGAGAAAGCTCTCCTTCTGGAGAGATACGCTAAGTTCTCCCAAACGGGCTGGTATCTATTCTGCTTGACTGAAACTTCAGGGGTCTCCAACTATAAGCTGTTTGGTCACTCAAATATCTGGCAGTGAACCAAGAAAACAAAACTCCTCCTTACCACACAAAAATCTCCCCCTTTTTATGTATGTGTTTGTACATTAAATTTGGATATAATGTACCTTATATCCAAATTACACGAACATAAAAGTACATTAAATCGGGAGAAGGTGAACGCAACCTCGAAAGCGGATTGAAGTAATTCTAACCATCTAAACGGTAAATCAGTGCCCATTAGTTTGGAGGTGAGCTCTCGTGTCTTTGTGTCAAAGCCAAAACAGTGCTGTGGGCGACATCTCCCGTGTA contains:
- a CDS encoding RuvB-like helicase; protein product: MPAIEEVTVRSFERIGMHSHIKGLGLDENGKAKFMADGMVGQVKAREAAGIAVELIKRGKLAGKGILLAGPTGSGKTAIAMGIARELGEDVPFVQIAGSEIYSSEINKTEFLKQAMRRAIGVRISEERKVYEGEVREIKINKTRHPFNPYIEVPESVLITLRTKDDEKTIRAGREIAYQLMEMGVEEGDVIQIDAETGRISKVGTTKEEEGLFFKRKVNLPSGPVLKIKEFTYTVTLHDLDVANARGNIFGLLFSTGAEISDEIRQRVDETVKKWIEEGRATLVPGVLFIDECHMLDIEAFSFLARAMESELAPILILATNRGMTTIRGTDIKAPHGIPIDMLDRLLIINTEPYKKEEIREIVKIRAREEKIEISEEAIEYLAELGEKTSLRYAVQLLAPASVLARGGKVEKEHVEKAKEYFADLKRSINFVEKLEGMLQ
- the mrtA gene encoding CPBP family archaeomyxosortase MrtA; amino-acid sequence: MILRRNSYALFIILLPISFIPRFFVGSLERWAAWLLFWYFLVPLAVSSAFGFRPEELGLRLPDDNWKIFGLVMILAVVASFGGLFVPSMRNYYPRFAYLGWVSFFEKELVIGVVMLAHEAFFRGFLLFPLAEKNRWLAIFAQDVPYTLVHIGKPLPEIPYSFFAGLVFAWMDLKGKSFFQSFLLHWLGSAFFDVLCALFKAGLIHL
- a CDS encoding FKBP-type peptidyl-prolyl cis-trans isomerase, with the translated sequence MTKIQRGDVIRLKYTGRIKETGEIFDTTEEEIAKEAGIYKENGVYGPVPIAVGAGHVIQGLDEQLEGLEVGKKYEIIIPPEKGFGKRDPKLIKVFTLGQLRRAGIYPIPGMPIELETGDGRKLKGRILTVSGGRVRIDFNHPYAGKHLVYEVEVTEKVEDPIEKVKALIELRLPRIPLEKVVIEVGEKDVTVDFRPVLDEVDRNTLVLGEILLESDLKFIGYEEVKFKPTVEELLKPQEAEKEEGSEETEVSEKASEKTNEEAAESQVEEVSESTKEEDAGSSEEIVEEKPQEDTKEAGEEEQTS
- the cysS gene encoding cysteine--tRNA ligase yields the protein MGIKIYNTLTRKKEEFMPLREGEVRMYVCGPTVYDYPHLGHARTYIAFDVVRRYFEHKGYTVLMVMNFTDIDDKIIKRANETGEDPKELAEKFLRYFLEDMAALKVKPADIYPRVTEHIDDIIEFIKKLQEKGYAYEGSDGVYFEVRKFKDYGKLSKIKLEDLVKGARVEPGEGKKNPEDFALWKKAKPGEPKWESPWGEGRPGWHIECSTMSTKYLGESFDIHGGGSDLIFPHHENEIAQTEACTGHEWVRYWMHTGFLMVNGEKMSKSLGNFITIREILKHYDPEVVRLFVLQRHYRSPLDYTEEGMEHAKNNLERLYNTLENIRVAMERAEISFRWEKPEFEAYEAIREARKKFYEAMDDDFNTAEALKAVFEASNSINRYLTQVETPKESILRKAWEFFKVVSEVFGIFEDYFMEQKAGQEEELIKLLIEVRTQLRKERNFALADKIRAGLRELGIQLEDTPQGTVWKRIKV
- the pyk gene encoding pyruvate kinase; this encodes MRLPSHKTKIIATIGPASDDSKTLEALIKAGMSVARINFSHGTFEEHKKRIEKIRRASERLGRRVAILGDLPGVKIRVGNIIGGKVELRRNQTVTLTVRDVEGMEGLIPVEFKDLPKLVSPGDVIYLSDGFIVLKVVKVEGPDVVCKVIVGGVLYSHKGINIPNARIPLEAVTEKDLEILGFMAENEVDAVGISFVGSAYDVLKVRSFIEKQGAKMFVISKIERPDAIRNFEEILSASDGVMIARGDLGVEIPIEKLPILQKRLIEKAVMAGKPTIVATQMLESMTVEKLPTRAEVTDVANAILDGADAVMLSEETAVGKYPVDAVRMMAKIARATEAYRESFGNVRMLEWKEKIPKKGTIKDAITRSIIEALQVVDAKYILTPTKSGYTARLISRFRPKQWILAFTSDEKVANGLMFSYGVYPFVIESHDENEIISLIKGLGLAREDDTVLLTKGAPVGKTVGTNTVRIFQVP